The following nucleotide sequence is from Zea mays cultivar B73 chromosome 1, Zm-B73-REFERENCE-NAM-5.0, whole genome shotgun sequence.
TAAACAGTGGTGTCGCATGGCCAGGACAAGGGCATGCATGCATGGTTGCTTACCGTGCCCGATCCGTGAGATCCGGTTGTAGCTGAGGTTGAGCACCCGCAGCCTCGTCAGGTCCCGCAGCCCCTCGATGATTGCGATCTTGTTCCTCGACAGGTCCAGCGAGTGCAGGCCCTTAGGCAACGATCCAGCGGTGATTCGAACTGCAAATCCAAGCGCAATTATGGATTCAGTTTCAGTCATGTAACATGTTTCAAACGAAATTTACTTGTGTTAGCTTAGTTACTAGCACGTACTAGGGAAAAAATTCGTGTCAGGAATTACCGATCACGTTTCCAGACAGATTGACGGCCCGGAGGGTCGAGAAGGCCGCGATCGCCGGGACGGCCTGGAGCCCCATGCCGGCGATGTGCGCGACGGAGGAGAAGGTGTTGAGCGTCTGCACGATGATGCCGCTCGCCTGGCCagcctcggccgccgccgccgccgcgcgccgcctCGCCTGCGGCTGCGGATGcctcctgccgccggccgccgacGTTGGCAGCTCCACAATCTCAGAGCGACGCGGTCGCGGGCGCAGGCGCGAGGCGCCGTCGCCGCCGTGCCCCGTGGCGCCACCGTCCTCGTCGACGGCGTGGAACGAGCCGTTCCCGAGGCTGTTCACCCACGCGCTGACCCGGTCCAGCGGCGAGGCCTCGGCGGAGAACGCCACCCACTGGGTCGGGACGCGGGGGCCCTCCTCCTCCACGGCGACGCCCTTCTCCTTGGCGTCGTCCGCAGTGGCCGTGCCCAGCGTGTCGGACGCGTACCCGTCGCGCCGGTGCGCGGCGCCGCCGCCTTCTCTCCCCGGCGATGGCCACAGCAGCGTCGTGGGCGTGGGCGCGCTCGCGCCCCGACGACGGTGCACGTTGCGGTGGCTCCAGAGGAACAGCTGCCACCACAGCTTCCGGCTCCGCGACGGGAGCACCTGCCTCGACGACCGCTTCTTCAGCATGACGCGGTCAGCGGAGCACGAGGTCCTGGAGGACGCCGGCGTCGGGCTCGCGCGCACCGCGCCGCCGCTGCGGGCGCTCGAGCTTCCGTGGGAGGGCAGCGTCTTCAGGTCGTCGTAGGAGCGTGACTTCGCCGGCAGGTCGGACCCTGTCAGGACAGATCTCGTCGTCTCGATGTTGGAGCAGGAGCGCATCAGCTTTGGCGATGCCGCCGTCGGCGACATGCGGCCGAGGCTGCAGGGTTCGCCGTCGTCCGGCTCGGCGCTCTTGGCATCGTCGCCTGTTCCGTCGCTGCTGTaaccggaggaggaggagccaGCGGCGGAGGACGAGTCCCTCTTAGCTGCGGCCTTGTCGCCGTTCTCGCCAGTGGCATGGCGTGCCAGCTCGGCGGCTGCGTGAGCGACAAGCCTACTGCTGCATGCAGACGCTGGAACGCTGTCTCGGCACCTGCTGACGTCGTCGACAACAGCGtccgccaccaccatgtccatgaATTCCACCGGCTTCACCTTGGGGCAATCATTGCCGCTAGCCTTCTTGGCGTAAGCGCCCTTGTTCTTACCCTGCCATTGACGCACAAGTCCAAAGTCACTAATTAATGAGTAGCTCCGCCAAAGTTCAGGGGCGGCGAAAGCCGAATCTCATTCTGCCACCAACCTCCAATGCCTTCTTCTTGCAGCTGAGCAGACCGGAGAAGCAGCTCATCTTGCCCATCCCGGCCGCGCCGTCGCACGGCGCAGGCAGGCAATTCTTTGATGCCTCAACGAACTTTTGGAAACGTTGCCGAGAGAGTAGGTAACTAGGTAGGCGTTCTGTTCTGGGAGAGAGCGCTTCCGGAGGAGAGAGCCGGAGACCGGAATGGCACCTGCGTCGTGCGCCCGTGCCCGCGCGGTGGTTGATGAGCCAACCGGCGGCGAAGGCCAGAGCGATCCGTACAACCTCTGCCCCTGCATGCAGCGAGCGAGAAGCCCAGGATGAGAACCCTGAACATGGAAACAGGATCGATCCAAGAGGATAGAGATGGTACCTTGAGACGCAGAAGTGGTGGGCTCTCACCGCGGAACTGGCAAGCAGAGCCGATGGGATGGGAGATGAGAAGTGTGAACTGTGAAGTGTCCGGCTCCGGCGGTGCTAGAAATAGTGGGCCTGATTGGTTGCCCGCATATAGGCCAACCAGGCTCACGGTATGCGGCCGTAGTGTGTTTGGTTGTAGGTTGCATCCACGTAACCAGGCGCGTGCTACTTTGCCGCTTGTTTGGTTTGCCGCATATGCATCAGCGCCTGTGTCTCGCGATGCAAAAAAGGAGCTCGGGCCAGGCTCTGGAGATGCGACCAAAATCTGCGCATCTGTGGAGCCAGGCTCACGCGATGCACAGCCAGGCTACCGCGGGCCTGGCTCGCTCGGCCATGCTGCCTAGATACGGCAACCAATCAGGCCCAGTGTGAGGGCGGACGGGAGAGCGGTGGGGGGCGGATAGCCAGGCTGGTCGTTGCGGGAAACGACACGGCAGCTTCCGATGGAAGCCGATGTCACCACGCCCCGTCCTACTTGTCAGTGGCGCCCGATTCGACCCATTTTTTTTTCTATTCTAGTTTTTTGTCCAAGTATCAAGTATGCATTTTGAGTGCGACTATTACTGTGTGTCCTAAGTCGACTTGAAATATAGGGTTATACGACCCAACATTATAGATTATGATGTCGAGATAATATGCCCAGGTGGAGGATTTACCATTGTGGAGAGCGGTGGGGGATTTATCATTGTAGCCGTGATACGATGCCGACCTCGGCTCCATAGTCTATGACACAGAGGTTTTAATCATATGCAACATGCTTTTTCACGCTTTTTGGCCTTGCCCTGTGCACGCTTGTGCTCACCGCTACCCAAGTCCTCACATCGCTAACTGTTGGTCGCGCCCCTGCCTAGCCCTGGCCCCGCCGTTGGCCAGCGACCAACGTCCGCTAGGCTAGACCCTAAAAACCCTAAACCCCACCCATAGCCCCATGCCATCGGTCACCTGCCATGACTAGCTCGGCCTCACCGACCATGCTCCCGCCCACTCCTACACACAACATGCGCCACATCCAATCACCCTTAAAGGTGAGTTTTCATGCATCATTAACTTGATTAGCAACGTAGTTAGTAACTTAGTTAATTAGTTTTGTATCTTATTAGTTAGCTAGTTAGTAGTAGTTAATTACTTAGATAACTACCTGGTTAGTTGCTTTATTAGTTATTATTTAGAACTTAGTCAATTAGTTAGTAGCTTAGATAGTTTGTTAGTTGATTAGTTATGTAGttagtgaaagctctcttgtgggttttggtgtttgtatgacaactcaattaaaggactagcaagtgtgctaagtgttgaacaggtgcttaatgcaaagctaacagggttcaacacaagtgaacaagtgtgatggtccaaagactagattatctagataatggacatcacaagcaagatggacattgcttaagtgagactcgatgtgcgtaactcaaagacaaccgatcaagccaatgatggaggcaagaagagcttcgaggcacCGAGggtacgggagaaggtcaaggagaccaggaacccaaaagccaggggtgaagaagaagacttgcaaagtcaaggttgatcgagttaagaagagttatggtgcatcaaggaacactacataaggacatgacttacaaccaataaggtaattgaaagggaaatgtgcccttgggccatttcgaagtattttggtgattgagtgccaacacaagtgcttaagtgaaaatctatgccaattgatggacaaagtgcaaatcaagtctaaaggtatgtttctagacttagtacattgttttgagaactaatgtattgtgtctaagtgctggaaacaggagaaatcaatttggagaTGACTTAGctcgttcagccaaagtctgctcagtctgggtgcaccggactgtccggtggtgcaccggacagtgtccggtgcgccaggctggctctggcgaacttgctgctctcgggacttcgacggcggtgtacgactataaatcaccggactgtccggtggtgcaccggactgtccggtgagccattcacaggcgaagtcgtcgctctcgggaagtgattaacagcgtacggctaaacatcatcggactgtccggtggtgcaccggactgtccggtgagccaacggtcagccgggccaatggtcggccgaggattccgcgcgtgacgcgtggccgagccaacggtcacaagggggcaccagactgttcggtgtgcaccggacagtgtccggtgcatcaacggctctgaatctccaacggtcggcttcgccaaagaaggaaagaaatccgcactggacagtgacctgtggtgcaccggactgtccggtgcgccaggcgactgaaggcaagaattgccttcctggaatgctctcaactgctcctagctgccttggggctataaaaaggacccctaggcgcatggaggagcacaccaagcatccttagagcattgttgatcactcacacttcattcttgcgcacttgttcgacattcttagtgatttgagctccgttctagtgagaacctcgtgatactcttttgagctcaagtttgggtcttgtgtgtgtgtatttgctgtgagattccaagttgtggagattcctcgcgagcgggatatattaaacaaagcaaaacaccgtggtattcaagtgggtctttggaccgcttgagaggggttgattgcaaccctcgtccgttgggacgccacaacgtggaagtaggcaagttttgtacttggccgaaccacgggataaaccactgagtctatctgtgttgatcttcttgtggttgttgtgtttcgcaagaactcctctctagccacttggcttaattgtgctaacccctaacCAAGCTTTGTGGAATTAAGttgcaagtttttacaggatcacctattcacccccctctaggtgctctcaaggtatcagagcagttctcttcacgaagggactaatcgcttgaagagatggattctaagggcaaggggatcgtgatcaatgataaggagaaggagtccttcgtcaacgagctgaaagatgacaagcctaccgactcgggctcgggccataaaagaaaagatgggaagaagaagaagaagacgaggcgcatcaaggagatcgtctactacgacgacagcgacgagtcctcttcttcccaaaaggacgacgacaacgactacgagaaaaagaagacggttaactcaaacctctctttcgattattctcatattccgtatagttcaaatgcacatttgctttccattcctcttggcaagcctccacactttgatggggaggactacagattttggagtcacaaaatgcatagtcacttattctctctccatccaagcatatgggagattgtagaaagtggaatgaaatttgatagtactgatagtcccatgttcattaatgagcaaattcacaaaaatgcacaagctactactgttcttctagcttcattgtgcagggacgaataccataaggtgagcggcttggataacgccaagcagatttgggacaccctcaagatctcacatgaggggaacgacgtcaccatgctcaccaagatggagttggtggagggagaactcgggagattcacgatgataaggggggaggagccaacccaaacgtacaataggctcaagaccctcgtcaacaagataaggagctatggaagcacgcgatggacggaccacgacgtcgtctgcctaatgctaaggtcctttatttGGTACCGCTCGCGCAGCCCGCACCGAAACAGTTTCAGATCGCCAGGTTGTCTCTTGCCTGCTCATGGATTCAGCAGGCAGTTCAAAAGGTTGACCTATTTGGGAATCTCCGGATCTATGCTTATTTTCAACTCCCCGAAGCATTTCGTCGCTTGCTACGCCCTTCCTCGTCTCTGGGTGCTGGGCTCTTCCTTATATAATTAATGGTCTTTTCATTCTAATACTCTATCCGAGAGTTCTCAGTATTTAGCAAAGCTGTTCCTATCTAACGGAAGGCTCCTGGATCAAATgacaaagacattgtttgtggagAAAGAGGTGGCTTTTCCCGGATGAAATGAAACATTTCATTTGTGTAACAGGAGAAAGATTTCCCACTCCTTAGCCGTAAAGATATGTGGCCATGAAAAAGGGAGGGGATTCAGTGGAACAGGATTGGCCGGGCGGTAGAGTCGTGGAAACACTTGTTGATTCCTATTTTGGACCCTAGCTCCATGGAACAATATGTTGTAAGTTTTCGATGAAATCTTTACTATTCTGCAGTAAACGGATCAAAGGGATATCCTCTGGCATTAGAGAATATTCATCTTGACAAGAAATTATCTATATGTCCTAGTAGTCTTAGATTTTGCATTTTGATGAGCCTCGTTTTGAGGAATTCATGGAATAATCCATTTTCATGGAATAAAAAATAAGAACAAGGATATGAGTCTATCGCTTAAAAGAAAAGATCTCATGATAGTCAATATGGGCCCTCAACACCCATCAATGCATGGTGTTCTTCGACTGATTGTTACTCTCGATGGTGAAGATGTTATTGATTGCGAACCCATATTAGGGTATTTACACAGAAAAGATCGATATCAAGATAAAACTTGCACATTTTCCATTCTGAAATGTTCCATAGTAGGTGAATCACTTTAACTAATTAAAAATTCTCAAAATTAGTGGACTTCCTCTTCGGAATAGAAATTGGCTATTTCCACATATGGAATCCATATTCTGTTTACTGAATCACATGAAATTCTAGGGAACTCCACATAC
It contains:
- the LOC103631845 gene encoding uncharacterized protein codes for the protein MGKMSCFSGLLSCKKKALEGKNKGAYAKKASGNDCPKVKPVEFMDMVVADAVVDDVSRCRDSVPASACSSRLVAHAAAELARHATGENGDKAAAKRDSSSAAGSSSSGYSSDGTGDDAKSAEPDDGEPCSLGRMSPTAASPKLMRSCSNIETTRSVLTGSDLPAKSRSYDDLKTLPSHGSSSARSGGAVRASPTPASSRTSCSADRVMLKKRSSRQVLPSRSRKLWWQLFLWSHRNVHRRRGASAPTPTTLLWPSPGREGGGAAHRRDGYASDTLGTATADDAKEKGVAVEEEGPRVPTQWVAFSAEASPLDRVSAWVNSLGNGSFHAVDEDGGATGHGGDGASRLRPRPRRSEIVELPTSAAGGRRHPQPQARRRAAAAAAEAGQASGIIVQTLNTFSSVAHIAGMGLQAVPAIAAFSTLRAVNLSGNVIVRITAGSLPKGLHSLDLSRNKIAIIEGLRDLTRLRVLNLSYNRISRIGHGLSSCTAIRELYLAGNKIGDVEGLHRLLKLAVLDVSFNKIGTAKSLGQLVANYGSLRAINLLGNPVQANAGDDTLRRAVSGLLPRIEYLNKQAVKPQRAREVAKDSVAQAALGNAAGANSRRRPARRLGQSPAGSSAAKGRRGSRGRSVTRPQSSSLPLPRR